The Acetobacteroides hydrogenigenes genome contains the following window.
AAAAGCGCCCATGCTTTGCCCGCCTGCGCCCTTCATCTTAATCCAAATGGTATCTTCGGGAAGTCCTTTATTCTGATACCTCTTGGTGATTTCGCTACCAAGCATGGTTCCGATGGTTCTATTCACGTTATCGACATCCAGCTCGATGGATACCTTTTCGCCAGATTCCAGCGCCTTCGAAGCCTTATCGAGCAACACCTTTGCATCGATGGTTTCGTACAGCTTCTGGTCGTACTTCTGCTCGAAATGGTAGTTCGAGTTTGGCATCTTGAAGTTCTTGAAGAGCACCCTCGTTAGGTTTACCTTCTGTATCTTCCACCCTTCGACAGGCTTCTGGCAAAGCTTATCGGTACGTCCAACCATCTCGTCGATGGTTCGGAAGCCAAGCTCCGCCATGTACTCGCGCATCTCCTGGGCGATAAACATCATAAAATTTACGACATGTTCTGGCTTACCGGTAAAACGCTTGCGCAGCTCCTCGTTTTGGGTAGCAATACCAACCGGACAGGTATCGAGATTACATACGCGCATCATTACACAGCCAATGGCAGCTAGTGGTGCAGTTGCAAAACCAAACTCCTCGGCACCCAAAAGAGCAGCAATCACCACATCCTTACCCGTCATCAGCTTACCATCGGTTTCAATCTTTACGCGCTGACGAAGCCCGTTTAGAACAAGGGTTTGATGCGCCTCGGCAAGCCCCATTTCCCAAGGTAAACCACCATGGCGAATCGAGGTCATTGGTGATGCACCCGTACCGCCATCGTAACCGCTTATAAGGATTACATCGGCGCCACCTTTGGCAACACCCGCAGCAACCGTTCCTACGCCTGCTTCCGACACCAGCTTAACGTTGATAAGCGCTTGCTGGTTGGCATTCTTCATGTCGTAGATTAGCTGGGCAAGGTCCTCTATTGAGTAGATGTCATGGTGAGGTGGTGGAGATATCAGCCCCACTCCTACGGTTGCATGGCGTGCCTTGGCAATCCAAGGGTAAACTTTCGTTCCGGGCAGCTGACCACCCTCGCCAGGCTTAGCCCCCTGCGCCATCTTTATCTGAATCTCCTTTGCATTCAGCAGATACTCCGAGGTAACGCCAAATCTACCAGAAGCAATCTGCTTAATTGCCGAGCTTCGAAGATCGCCGTTCGCATCGCGGGTGAAGCGCTCGCGTTCCTCGCCTCCTTCTCCTGTATTCGACTTTCCTCCTAGTCGATTCATGGCAATAGCCAAGCACTCGTGCGCCTCCTTGCTAATTGAGCCGTACGACATCGCCCCCGTCTTAAAGCGCTTGACGATGCTCTCGGCAGGCTCAACCTCTTCAATAGGAATTGGCTCCTGAAAGCGAAAATCGAGCAGGTTGCGAAGCGTAACTGCCGACATTTCGTTATGGAATAAGGCGGAATACTCCTTAAACTCCTTGTAGCTGCCCGTTCGGCAAGCGTTCTGCAGCTTGTATATCGACATGGGATTGTACAGGTGCTCCTCCTCCGAACTTCGGTACTTAATGCTACCTGCCGAATCTAGCGAGAAGTCGGTAATACGGCTATCAAAGCCGCGAGTATGCCTTTCGATGGTTTCTCGGGCAACATCCTCAATATCGAGTCCCTCAATACGCGTTGGCGTTCCGGGGAAGTATTTCTCAACCAGTTTGCTCGATAAGCCAAGAGCCTCGAATATCTGCGCACCACAGTACGACTGGATGGTAGAAATCCCCATTTTGGAGATTACCTTCACAACGCCCTTCAGGATAGCCTTATCGTAGGTGTGAACGGCATCCTTGTACGACTTGGCAATGGTTTTACTATCTACAAGGTCTCTGATGATGTCGTAAACAAAGTATGGGTTGATGGCATTTGCTCCAAAGCCCAGCAGCAGCGCAAAGTGGTGTACCTCGCGTGGCTCTGCCGACTCCACAACAATGCTTGCCTTCGTTCTCTTTGCCTTCTTTATCAGGTGATGATGTAGCGCCGATGTTGCCAAAAGCGCAGGTATCTGCACCTTGTTCTCATCAACATCCTTATCGCTAAGAATAAGTATTGATGCCTTCTTAGCGATAGCCTTATCTGCCATCTTGCAGAGTTCCTTTAGCGCAATCTCTAGACCATCCTTGCCCAACGACTTATCGAAGTAAAGTGGCAAACGAACGCTTCGGAAGCCTCGGTTATCAAGCCCCTCGATATTCTTCAAATCGAGGTTGCTGATAATGGGGCTAGCCAGCTTTATGCGGGTGCAGTTCTTCTCCGAATCCTCCAAGATATTACCCTCAGCACCAAGGTAAACCCTTACCGAGGTTACGATCTCCTCACGAATGGCATCGATTGGCGGATTGGTTACCTGGGCGAACATCTGCTTAAAGTAGTCGTACAGCAGCTTGCTCTTGTTGCTGAGCACCGCCAACGGCGTATCAACCCCCATTGCCGAAAGGGGATCATCGCCAGTTGTTGCCATGGGCTGGATGATGGAGTAAACATCCTCGTAGGTATAGCCGAATCCCTTTAGGAAACGCTTATAGTCAACTGCCGATTCCTCACTTTCGTCGATAGCCTGCTCCAGCTTAACAAGGCTACGCTCAATCCACTTCGCGTACTGCTTGCGGCGCGAGTAGGTATCCTTTAACTTCTTATCGTTGATGAGTTCGCCCTTAGCGGTATCCACCAAAAGCATCTTGCCCGGTTTCAGGCGTCCCTTGGTTTTAATATTTTTCTGAGCCACATCGAACACGCCAACCTCCGATGCTAGCAGTAAGTAATCATCTTTGGTGATATAGTAGCGAGCCGGACGAAGCCCGTTTCTATCGAGCACGGCTCCTAGCTGCTCGCCATCGGTAAAGGCGATAGCTGCCGGACCATCCCAGGGCTCCATCATGGTCGATTTATACTCGAAGTAGTCGCGAACGCTTCGGTTAAGCTCCTTATTCTTGCTCCAAGGTTCGGGAATATGCATCACCACCGCCTCGGGAAGGGTACGCCCATTCATCACCATAAACTCGATGGAGTTGTCGAGCATGGAGGAGTCCGAACCATCGGGGTTGATTACGGGAAGTACCTTCGAAAGGTTGTCGCCAAACACCTTCGAGGTAAAGTTACCCTCGCGGGCGGTCATCCAATTTTGGTTTCCCTTGATGGTGTTGATTTCGCCATTATGGATGATCAGGCGATTGGGATGCGCCCTCCTCCACGAAGGAAAGGTGTTGGTGCTAAAGCGCGAGTGAACCAGCGCCAGCGCGCTTTCCATAGCCTCATCGTTTAGGTCAGGGTAGAACTCCTCGAGCTGCTTAGACGTTAGCATCCCCTTGTATACTATGGTTCGGCACGAAAGCGAACAGATGTACGAATCGGGAGTAAGTTTCTCGAACTCCTTACGAATGGCAAACAAATCGGTATCGAACGCTTGCTTGTCGGTGCTGCCATCGTTGCGCGCAACAAAAGCCTGCGCAATGTAGGGCATGGCATCGCGGGCAGCATCTCCTAAACTTGAGGCATTAAATGGCACCTCTCGCCAACCTACAAACTTATGGTTGTGCGCATCTACAATATTCTCAAAAATGAGCATTGCACGTTTTCTCTCTGTTCCATCGTGAGGTAAAAAGAACATTCCTACGGCGTATTGCCCCTCTTCGCCAAGCGAAAAACGAATCTTCTTTGAGAAAAATTTATGTGGGATCTGAATAAGGATGCCGGCACCATCGCCAACATTGGGGTCTGCTCCCACCCCACCACGGTGATCAAGTTTCGTGAGCACCCTAAGCGCATCGGTAACAATTTTATGCGACCGAATGCCCTTAATGCTGGCAATTGCACCTATTCCACATGCGTCTTTCTCAAAAGCAGGATCATACATTCCTTGCTGCTGGGGATAATCCTTTTCCATAAGCGTACTTCCTTTACTCTATTTTACTCAAAAAAACATACTAAGTTCTTCAAAAAACACTCTTACTTACAATACGTAACTTTTGAATACAACTATTACATTAAAATAGACATATATAGTTACATATCTTTTTATTGCATACGTTACAATCTATCACGTTGCATTAATTAATGCATATAAGAGTCCCATCCTGTCCCCTGAACGGAACCAGACAACTAACCACGTAAGCGGTTTATGCTTGCAATAACGCTTTAATGTAAGTCAAGAAGCAAGCATTAAGCTTGCATGGGGAGGTTGACTTATTTGGAGATAAAACGAACCAATATTACAATTCGTAGCTGAATTTTTACTTCACTTGGAAATTGGTGGTAAAAATGTCAGAATATTGGTCTCTCATTATCTCGTTTTGCTAAAAGTAGAGATTATTTTCAATAATAAAAATCGGCAAAAGTATGGCTGATTACCAATATAAAACCTAGTTATAAGTATTATAAAGAGGTTTTCTTACTATTGTTTTTAAATACTTTTAAATCCTAATCCTTCGATTAAAGAAGCCTTGAAAAAATGCTTACAGATTGTAGCTTACTTAGCAAAGCAAGATAAAAGCATCTTTTAACTCTTCTATGTATCCTTTAAAATACACAGGACTCGATCATCCTCCAAACATAAAAAAGCCCAAGAGCATTTTATCTCTTGGGCTTTGACCGTATAGTGGGGCTATATTAGGCTACATATTGCCTTCAATAAACTTCGAAATTTCAGCGTAGAGCTTTTCGGAAGCAGGTACAAGCGGAAGACGTAGTACGTTTTTGCAGATGCTCAACTTTGCCAGCACAGCTTTGACACCTGTTGGATTTCCTTCTGCAAAAAGCTGATCAATTGGATCGGCAAGCTTGTAAACCGTTGGAATAGCCACATCAAATTTCCCGCTTAATGCCAAATGAACCATATTGCAGAAATCCTTTGGATAGGCGTTGGCGGCAACCGAGATTACGCCATCGGCACCCACCGAAATTTGAGGAATCACGTATGCATCATCAGCCGAAAGTACAAGGAATCCTTCGGGTCTCCCCTTAAGAACCTTAATCATCTTATTCATGTCCGTATCGGCTTCCTTTATTGCGATGATATTATCAAAATCATTAGCCAAGCGGATGATTGTTTCAGCGGTAAGGTTCACTCCTGTACGACCTGGTACATTATATAGCACAATAGGCTTCTTAGAGGCCAAGGCAATTGCCTTGTAGTGCTCGTATAGCCCAGCCTGATTAGGCTTGTTGTAATATGGCGTTACAGAAAGGATTGCATCGGCGTATTTGTACATTTCATCATTCAGAAGAGCGATGACATCGGCGGTGCTATTGCCGCCGCATCCAATAACTATCGGAAGTTTAGCCTTATTGCTCTCATAAACATGTTTGACGATTGCCCGTTTTTCCTCTTTTGTCAAGGTAGGGGTTTCGCCTGTTGTTCCATGAACAACTAGGTAATCAACATCATTGGCAGAAACATACTCTACCAAACGAGTTAACGACTCAAAGTCTACGCTTCCGTCTTCGTTAAAGGGTGTAACTAGCGCCACACCAACTCCTCTTAAATTCATATGCATTAATTCTTAAAACAACTATCCAATCTTAGGCAGATAGGCAAACATCTGCTCTTCAAAAAACCGTAAATCAGCATCATCACTGACATCAAGGGTTAAGTCAAATGGCGAACCGGCAATACCTACACCTCCTATTTTGAATTTAGCCAACGATGCAGTTGCGAGGTAAATGCTGAGGCTCGATTCTAACCTGGTCAAATCTATGAAATAATCGTGATTGTTTTGCAAAAGGTTGAGAACCTCCTCATTTTTGGGCGTACCATTCCATTTCACCTCCTGATATCCAACTGGGTAAACGCTATACTTGTTGGGAATCTCCAGCTGCAAATCCTTTTGTTTTCCCACCAAAATGGTATCAACCTTAGCACCTTTAGCCTCTAACCGATCAATAAAAGGGTATAAATCAGAGAAGCTATCCTCTCCCCCAACTCTATAGAGCAAAACAACGCTCTTTATCCGATCAAAGGGTGTAAAATATCTTTTACGAGCCGAACTTACGCTGGAGCGTAATGCCTCGAATGCCCGTTTTTGAAAGCTCTTTTTTATTGCAGTAAGCATAAACCTATCTGTTTATCAACGTATATAGTTCTTCAAGATTAATCATTTTGACACCTAGTTTATTCGCTTTTTCAAGCTTCGAAGGCCCCATATTTTCGCCGACAACTAGGTAACTGAGATTCCCAGAAATGCTGCTAACCATCTTACCTCCGTTATCCTCTATCATCCTTTTGATATCATCACGAGGGATATCGAAGGTTCCGCTAATTACAAAGGTAAAACCTTTTAACTTATCCGAAGCCCTTTCAACCTCCTTCTGCTCCATTTGCACGCCAAATTCTCTAAGTCGTTTTACCTGCTCCAGATTTTTTGGCTCGCTAAAGTGATACTTGATGCTCCCTGCAATTTTTGCGCCAACCTCTTCGACTTGCACCAGTTCGTCGTACGAGGCGGCAATGATGGCATCAATGCTCTTCATGTGGGCTGCCAGCTTCTTTGCCGTTACCTCGCCAATGTAGCGGATGCCGATGGCGTAGA
Protein-coding sequences here:
- the dapA gene encoding 4-hydroxy-tetrahydrodipicolinate synthase; protein product: MNLRGVGVALVTPFNEDGSVDFESLTRLVEYVSANDVDYLVVHGTTGETPTLTKEEKRAIVKHVYESNKAKLPIVIGCGGNSTADVIALLNDEMYKYADAILSVTPYYNKPNQAGLYEHYKAIALASKKPIVLYNVPGRTGVNLTAETIIRLANDFDNIIAIKEADTDMNKMIKVLKGRPEGFLVLSADDAYVIPQISVGADGVISVAANAYPKDFCNMVHLALSGKFDVAIPTVYKLADPIDQLFAEGNPTGVKAVLAKLSICKNVLRLPLVPASEKLYAEISKFIEGNM
- the gltB gene encoding glutamate synthase large subunit translates to MEKDYPQQQGMYDPAFEKDACGIGAIASIKGIRSHKIVTDALRVLTKLDHRGGVGADPNVGDGAGILIQIPHKFFSKKIRFSLGEEGQYAVGMFFLPHDGTERKRAMLIFENIVDAHNHKFVGWREVPFNASSLGDAARDAMPYIAQAFVARNDGSTDKQAFDTDLFAIRKEFEKLTPDSYICSLSCRTIVYKGMLTSKQLEEFYPDLNDEAMESALALVHSRFSTNTFPSWRRAHPNRLIIHNGEINTIKGNQNWMTAREGNFTSKVFGDNLSKVLPVINPDGSDSSMLDNSIEFMVMNGRTLPEAVVMHIPEPWSKNKELNRSVRDYFEYKSTMMEPWDGPAAIAFTDGEQLGAVLDRNGLRPARYYITKDDYLLLASEVGVFDVAQKNIKTKGRLKPGKMLLVDTAKGELINDKKLKDTYSRRKQYAKWIERSLVKLEQAIDESEESAVDYKRFLKGFGYTYEDVYSIIQPMATTGDDPLSAMGVDTPLAVLSNKSKLLYDYFKQMFAQVTNPPIDAIREEIVTSVRVYLGAEGNILEDSEKNCTRIKLASPIISNLDLKNIEGLDNRGFRSVRLPLYFDKSLGKDGLEIALKELCKMADKAIAKKASILILSDKDVDENKVQIPALLATSALHHHLIKKAKRTKASIVVESAEPREVHHFALLLGFGANAINPYFVYDIIRDLVDSKTIAKSYKDAVHTYDKAILKGVVKVISKMGISTIQSYCGAQIFEALGLSSKLVEKYFPGTPTRIEGLDIEDVARETIERHTRGFDSRITDFSLDSAGSIKYRSSEEEHLYNPMSIYKLQNACRTGSYKEFKEYSALFHNEMSAVTLRNLLDFRFQEPIPIEEVEPAESIVKRFKTGAMSYGSISKEAHECLAIAMNRLGGKSNTGEGGEERERFTRDANGDLRSSAIKQIASGRFGVTSEYLLNAKEIQIKMAQGAKPGEGGQLPGTKVYPWIAKARHATVGVGLISPPPHHDIYSIEDLAQLIYDMKNANQQALINVKLVSEAGVGTVAAGVAKGGADVILISGYDGGTGASPMTSIRHGGLPWEMGLAEAHQTLVLNGLRQRVKIETDGKLMTGKDVVIAALLGAEEFGFATAPLAAIGCVMMRVCNLDTCPVGIATQNEELRKRFTGKPEHVVNFMMFIAQEMREYMAELGFRTIDEMVGRTDKLCQKPVEGWKIQKVNLTRVLFKNFKMPNSNYHFEQKYDQKLYETIDAKVLLDKASKALESGEKVSIELDVDNVNRTIGTMLGSEITKRYQNKGLPEDTIWIKMKGAGGQSMGAFIPSGITLELWGDANDYVGKGLSGGKIIVQEEQSTSREAYENIVIGNVAFYGATSGKAYINGAAGERFCVRNSGIEAVVEGVGDHGCEYMTGGRVVILGTIGRNFAAGMSGGIAYIQDETGMNRSRINTDMVYVEKLDGEDEVVLKRMLEDHYKHTRSAVTKKVLDRFDLKKIQFVKVLPKDYKKIMTLIKRYEQAGHSYDEAERLAFADVTTVKK
- a CDS encoding DUF6913 domain-containing protein translates to MLTAIKKSFQKRAFEALRSSVSSARKRYFTPFDRIKSVVLLYRVGGEDSFSDLYPFIDRLEAKGAKVDTILVGKQKDLQLEIPNKYSVYPVGYQEVKWNGTPKNEEVLNLLQNNHDYFIDLTRLESSLSIYLATASLAKFKIGGVGIAGSPFDLTLDVSDDADLRFFEEQMFAYLPKIG